From the Elaeis guineensis isolate ETL-2024a chromosome 16, EG11, whole genome shotgun sequence genome, the window TTATTTTATACTCTTCACCCAAGACATCCACATGGGCGCTTTCGAGATCTGATTTCCAAATTCAAGTTAGAATCTATTCTACCATCTTGAGTTTAAGAGAAGATATTAACATATATGCATAGGTTAACCGAACGAACCTTTATAATTTATAGGAATTAATATTTCTTGCACATCCTTTGTACATAGCTTAATAATTCGGggcaatctctctctcttttttaaatccattatATTTTCACGAGCAATCCACGGGCACACCAACTTTGGACTTCCCAAGGAATACGTCCGACAGCACCGTCGTCGACCGCAGCGAtgccttcagcagctccatccCCTAGCAAAAaaccaccaactccataagagAACTAGCACAACAACATCCCTGTCAACTATCCACAAATCCTGAATCCTATCGAAGTGTTCAGACcccaaaaagaagaaggaaaaaaaaaagaaaagaaaaaagaaaaagctagCTAACCTCTTCCATGCCCAATTCCACGGTCCATTCACAGAGCGAGGACACGTCTTTAATGTGCGACTTATTAAGCAGAGTAATAGCAGAGATGGTAGACATGGGCAACACGGACAAGTCATCCATCACCATGTAAGTCACCATCCCCTTGACGTACCCACCTCCAGCCTCCGCCCTTGCCTTCTCCGCCTTGGAGGCTGCCTCCCCAGCCACGAACTGCATCTCCACCGTCATCCCCTGACGGCAAGCCGGACACAGCGTCCCACAAACATCCGTCACGTGGCCAAAATTCCCACTGCAATCACTCCGATAGTAGCCCCTGCTGTCAGTTCCTGTGCAACGATAATACTTCTTAACAGGTGAGGCAGGTGAGGCCAAGGACATCTCGTTTTCGAGGAGGAGAGAGGTAAGGGAGAGAGTGGACGAGAAGACTTGGGGATTAAGGAGGGCAAGGCGATCTTCGGTGGGGTCGATGAAGTAGGCGCAGTCGAGGGATTCGACGCTGTCGCGAACCATGTCGATGGAGCCGAGTATGCGGTACTTGGAGAGGAGGCGGGCGACTGAGCCGAGGGGGAGGTTGAGATGGTCGAAGAGGAAGTCGACCACGTCCTTGCCGGCCTCGGCGAAGAGGACGTGGTTGGAATGCTGGTCTACTAGAAGCTTTAGCTTCAGCTTCGGGGCCATTGGAAATGTGGCTGCTGGCACTGTGGATAACGCCAGTGGTAGGGTCACGAAGGGGATGGGGGCACTGGTTTGGGAGGAGGCAAGCTGATTTAACGAGCTTTAATTTCGGTGGGCATCGCGTTGCTTTGTAATAAGAAAGAACAAAGTAAAAGAATAATCAggacaaaagaaaagaacaagTTTGGCTTTAGAATGGATTACTACCGTCCGGGTCACTTAGAAGGCTGGAACCGTTCTTGCCTGAGGGTAGGTTCCAGAGATTCTTTGATTTTGTGATCTGCGTCCCAGAGCAAAGCAAAGAATAATGAGGAGAGAGAAAGACAATCCGAGCTCCAAGAAGGAACATTTTATGACCCTGCTGGCATGCTTTTTTTCTGAAACATGATGCTTATACCCTATAGTAACTGAAAGCAGATCTGTTGGAATATTAGGATTTATATTGGTCGCTTCCTAATTGTAACAATCGCCCTTTGTCAAATCtatctaaattaaaattatttgcaaATTAAGATAATATATAATTGCTGTCGGAATTTTTAGGTTACAATGGTAAGTAACTGACAATtggtttattatattattaatttttttttattgaatgggGATATTAAATTTCGAACTGACGAAAGGATTTTTTGTGGACTTTTAGCAATTGTACCGAAAGAAATGATGAAaggttttccattttttttttttttttttttttttttttgaccaaaaGATAATACCGAAAATATAATAGAGCAATTAATCACAGCAAAGATAACAACAATCCACAGTATCTAAACTAATCGATCGAGCAAGATCCGAAATATTTGAGGTAGTATCAAAATCTCTTGCAGAATATATGTCTTCTTGGCTAGTTGTTACAACATCCTGAAATTCTATCTCTCTGGCATTCTGCAAGACGACCTCTAAGGAGTGTCAGGTTAGCCATGTTGGAGCAACTACTACAACAAGAGTCTGTAGCAGTGCTTACTACTGCAACGGATCGAAAATCATTGTCATAGCTTGTATAGCAGCGGTTATAAGAAACCACTGTCATAAGTAGGATCTATAGCGGCAGTTATTTATAACCGCTGCCACAGATCgatatagcagtggttatacATAACTGCTGCTATAGATTAGAGATATGGCAGCAGTTATACATAACCACTATCATAAGTTCGACCTGTGGCAGTGGTTATGCGTAACTGCTGTCCTAGGTTTGAGATATGGTAGCAGTTCATTAATCGCTATCATATGTTGAACCTATGACAGCGATTACTCATAACCGCGGCCATAGGTTAAATCTATAACAACAATTATGCATAACCGCTGCAATAGATTTTACCTATCGCAGCGGTTAcatataaccgctgccataggttcAACCTATAGTAGCAGTTACATATAACCACGATCATATTTCAAACCTACGATATTGGTTACTTATAACTGCTGCTATATCATTATGGTAGTGATTACTTGCCCGTTGCAATAGACCTATAGCAGCTGTTATTAAGCAACCGCCGCTATAGGgcctaaatataaattttttcatattttttttgaatatagtataattttagaatttaaaatccatcttcaccattcattatctaaataactaTCGTTAGAGTGCTGTCACAAAAGACCACCTTAATCcgatagtcctagctatgtcgatcaataaaatttgatttcaataatcacgaacgatcgcatgatgatctgatagagaaAAATCATCGATGGATCCGAAAACTTGcaacgatgatctcgatgatgTTTGTaacatattatcaaaattttacttcaatcggacatcattatcatagttAATTTAGTACAAAATTATttcgatcattaaataaaaaataagtgatcaaaaggccaaacaatatccgattataaaataattttttagataaataatctttgctattactttaattatttgtacggtggtgatcataaaattcaaatcgtgtctatatgaaccatccacgtgaagcagatcttacaaaagcacaagcataattatttaaggactttaagaataagTGTCAAAAAATATATAGTTTTGAAACGTTTATATATGCacagtttgaattttacgatcaccaccatacaaatgattaaaatagtaataaagatcatttatctaaaaaattatcttataatcggacgtcgtttggccttttgatcgctcattttttatttaacagtcgaaatcatttcatgctaaattgatcatgataatgatgtttggttgaagtaaaattttgatagtgtgctacgaatatcatcgagatcattgttgtaaatttttgaatctatcgatagtctctatctataagatcatcatgcgatcgttcgtgaccatcgatatcgaattttattgatcgacatagctagggctatcgaatCGAGGTAATCTTTTATCACAAtattctaacgataattatttagataatgaatagtgaagatgaattttaaattctaaaattatatcatattcagaaaaaaaaatatgaaaaaaatttatatttaggcCCTATAGCAGCTGTTGCTTTGTAACCACTGCGATAGATATATTATAGCGATTTTTAAAATCGCTGCCATAGGTCCCTAAATATCTATTACAGCGGTTGATAACTACTGCTATAGATCTATGGCAGCGGTTTTCGATCTATAGCAGCAGTTTTCGAAAATCACTGTCATAGGTCTGTAAATTTCTTTCGAATCATAACTTCTCTTTTTCATTTCACATGccgacctctctctctctcccctctctatcCAAAACCCTACTCGCCTCTATCGTCGGCTCAACCCACTGGCACCCCCTCCCTCTAGCACTGCCACCAGCCCCCCTCCCTCGACCCTGCCTCCCTAGATCCCTTTTGGCCCCTCCTCCCTCGGCCTCGGCCCCCTTGGCCgtcgccctccttctagcgctgCCCCCCTCCCTCGACACCGGCCCCCTTTGGCCCTCCGCCCTACCTCCTTTGACCCCGGCCCCCTTTGGCCGCCCCCCTCCCTCTAGCACCGCCCCCCTTCCTCGGCCCCGACCCCCTTTGGCCCCGCGCCTTGCCCCGCCGCTGCCCCCTTTTCTCTAGCACCATCACCGGCGACCCCCGCAGCTCTACACGACCCCCTCCCCACAATCACAGGTatgactttcttttttttttttcatttcatttcataataatatttataatcatttataataatatttatagtaattttataataatatttaaagacaATCCCCATCAGCGAGTTTTAGGCCGTGCCGGCGGCTGTCGGTCATGCCGTCAGATTCTAGGCCGTTGGGTTCTGGACCATGTCGGTGGATTCTGGGCCATGCCCATAAATTCTGGACCGTGTCGATGGGTTTTGGGCCATGCCGTCGGATTCTGTGCCGTTAGATTCTGGACCATGCCAGCGGGTTCTGCGCCGTGCTGGCAGGAAGGTGCCAGGCATCATTGCAAACATGGGGCCTAAGCATGCCTTGCGTGCCTGGGCTTCGGATCACAGCTGGCATCCAAGATATCTAGCTCTCGTGCACCCAATGCGCTCAGATCGATGGAAGGTGTCGGATAATattaattatgtattaattttaataaaacttATATTGCATGGGGTGATAGACCCGTCAGTTGATTGATGTACATATTTTAATGTATttatacatttatttatttttatatgaatgaaagaattatgtatattggcCAATTGATTATCCAatatggatagtttgaaaaatataagtaattctataggtcattacagtaatcaaacaatatgctaagggttcaaaaaaaattttggatagcatTTTCCTTTGTTCTCCCTACCTTTATTCTCTCTACAcgggagaactaaggagaaatactattaaaatttctttcgatccctattgtgtatcgtttgattattgtaataaacctatagaattaatatattttatgaatgggataggacctatctttacctattagttgatgataggatacaTTTATTACATAtctgaaaataatatttaatatatttttgttaCTTCAAATATTTGTTTATAATGCATGCAATATTTGGTTAGTCCTTCTCAACTTGTCATGATTGAAATAACATATTTTGTTTTACCTATGTAATGATGTTATAAACTCTAAGCATTGGT encodes:
- the LOC105059678 gene encoding uncharacterized protein; this translates as MAPKLKLKLLVDQHSNHVLFAEAGKDVVDFLFDHLNLPLGSVARLLSKYRILGSIDMVRDSVESLDCAYFIDPTEDRLALLNPQVFSSTLSLTSLLLENEMSLASPASPVKKYYRCTGTDSRGYYRSDCSGNFGHVTDVCGTLCPACRQGMTVEMQFVAGEAASKAEKARAEAGGGYVKGMVTYMVMDDLSVLPMSTISAITLLNKSHIKDVSSLCEWTVELGMEEGMELLKASLRSTTVLSDVFLGKSKVGVPVDCS